One Streptomyces hundungensis DNA segment encodes these proteins:
- a CDS encoding response regulator — MTQQHTPRADATVRVMVVDDHPMWRDAVARDLAAAGFEVVATAGDGPQAVRRARAAAPDVLVLDLNLPGMPGAQVCKELVAANPALRVLVLSASGEHADVLEAVKSGALGYLLKSASTEELIDAVRRTAVGDPVFTPGLAGLVLGEYRRLARDPAPAAADEPNAPRLTERETEVLRLVAKGLSYKQIAERLVISHRTVQNHVQNTLGKLQLHNRVELVRYAIEAGLDDA, encoded by the coding sequence ATGACGCAGCAGCACACGCCGCGGGCGGACGCGACGGTGAGGGTGATGGTGGTCGACGACCACCCGATGTGGCGCGACGCGGTCGCCCGCGATCTCGCCGCCGCCGGGTTCGAGGTGGTCGCCACGGCAGGTGACGGCCCCCAGGCGGTGCGCCGGGCCCGGGCCGCGGCGCCCGACGTCCTGGTCCTCGACCTCAATCTGCCGGGCATGCCGGGCGCCCAGGTCTGCAAGGAACTGGTCGCCGCCAACCCGGCGTTGAGGGTGCTGGTCCTGTCGGCCTCGGGCGAGCACGCGGACGTGCTGGAGGCGGTCAAGTCGGGCGCGCTCGGCTATCTCCTCAAGTCGGCCAGCACCGAGGAGCTGATCGACGCGGTGCGCCGCACGGCCGTCGGCGACCCGGTGTTCACCCCCGGCCTGGCCGGCCTCGTCCTCGGGGAGTACCGCAGGCTCGCCCGCGATCCCGCACCCGCGGCCGCCGACGAACCGAACGCGCCCCGGCTCACCGAGCGCGAGACCGAGGTGCTGCGCCTGGTCGCCAAGGGCCTGAGCTACAAGCAGATAGCCGAGCGCCTGGTCATCTCGCACCGCACCGTGCAGAACCACGTCCAGAACACCCTGGGCAAGCTCCAGTTGCACAACAGGGTGGAGCTGGTGCGGTACGCGATCGAGGCCGGTCTCGACGACGCCTGA
- the bfr gene encoding bacterioferritin, which translates to MQGDPEVIEFLNEQLSAELTAINQYWLHSAMQANFGWTKLAKYTRHESIDEMKHAEVLTDRILFLDGLPNFQRLFHVRIGQTVTEMFQADRQIEVEAIDRLKRGIEVMRAKGDITSANIFESILADEEHHIDYLDTQLELVEKLGEPLYIAQLIEQPES; encoded by the coding sequence ATGCAGGGCGACCCCGAGGTCATCGAATTCCTGAATGAGCAGCTGAGTGCCGAGCTGACGGCGATCAACCAGTACTGGCTGCACAGCGCGATGCAGGCCAACTTCGGCTGGACGAAGCTGGCCAAGTACACGCGTCATGAGTCGATCGACGAGATGAAGCACGCGGAGGTGCTGACCGACCGGATCCTGTTCCTGGACGGTCTGCCGAACTTCCAGCGCCTCTTCCACGTGCGCATCGGGCAGACGGTCACCGAGATGTTCCAGGCGGACCGGCAGATCGAGGTCGAGGCGATCGACCGCCTCAAGCGGGGCATCGAGGTGATGCGGGCCAAGGGCGACATCACGTCGGCGAACATCTTCGAGTCGATCCTGGCCGACGAGGAGCACCACATCGACTACCTCGACACCCAGCTGGAGCTGGTCGAGAAGCTCGGGGAGCCGCTCTACATCGCGCAGCTCATCGAGCAGCCCGAGAGCTAG
- a CDS encoding trp operon leader peptide: protein MFAHSTQNWWWTAHPAAR, encoded by the coding sequence ATGTTCGCGCACTCGACCCAGAACTGGTGGTGGACCGCTCATCCGGCGGCCCGCTGA
- a CDS encoding sulfite oxidase-like oxidoreductase, with product MGQPESRERQGAAQSELPPGQRLQRGWPVTHYGPVPKFKPERWEFRVFGATADGDKHCWNHEEFSALPFETVVADLHCVTKFSMLGAEWGGVATRTIVELAPPAPEVTHVMVWAEYGFSSNLRLADFLSDQTLFATHNGGELLTAEHGFPLRLVVPHLYAWKGPKWVRGIEYMTADRRGFWEERGYHNIGDPWREQRYSYQEEPGDGPEL from the coding sequence ATGGGTCAGCCGGAGAGCCGGGAGCGGCAGGGAGCAGCGCAGTCGGAGCTTCCGCCGGGTCAGCGCCTCCAGCGCGGGTGGCCGGTGACCCACTACGGCCCGGTGCCCAAGTTCAAGCCGGAGCGCTGGGAGTTCCGGGTCTTCGGGGCCACCGCCGACGGCGACAAGCACTGCTGGAACCACGAGGAGTTCTCGGCGCTGCCGTTCGAGACCGTCGTCGCCGACCTGCACTGCGTCACCAAGTTCTCGATGCTCGGGGCCGAATGGGGCGGGGTCGCCACCCGCACGATCGTCGAACTCGCGCCGCCCGCACCCGAGGTCACCCATGTGATGGTGTGGGCCGAATACGGCTTCAGCTCCAATCTGCGCCTGGCCGACTTCCTCTCCGACCAGACCCTGTTCGCCACCCACAACGGCGGCGAACTCCTCACCGCCGAACACGGCTTCCCGCTGCGCCTGGTGGTGCCGCACCTCTACGCCTGGAAGGGCCCCAAGTGGGTCCGCGGCATCGAGTACATGACCGCCGACCGCCGTGGCTTCTGGGAGGAGCGGGGTTACCACAACATCGGTGACCCCTGGCGCGAGCAGCGCTACTCCTACCAGGAGGAGCCCGGGGACGGCCCCGAGCTCTGA
- a CDS encoding 2-hydroxyacid dehydrogenase: protein MDILAFGVQADEKPLIERAFAGRHPVRCLDVFLSEDTAPIAAGYEAISTSVNARLDARVLQSLAAGGTRMIAQRSTGFNNIDLETAARLGLTIARVSSYSPYSVAEFAWTLAMAVNRRIVRASNRTRDFDFRLDGLLGRDLRGRTVGVLGTGKIGEAFTRIAHGFGMYLLGWDVAHNPSCVELGMNYVDKDELFARADVISLHVPLLPSTQHIVGRAELASMKDDAILVNSSRGGLIDTDALVGELRKGRFAGVGLDVYEAEAGLFFLDKSLEAVEDDTLARLVTFPNVVVTSHQAYFTQEAVGQIVAATAENVTAYVEGRHTENVLVPAPW, encoded by the coding sequence GTGGACATCCTCGCGTTCGGCGTGCAGGCCGACGAGAAGCCGCTGATCGAGCGCGCCTTCGCGGGCCGCCACCCGGTGCGCTGCCTGGACGTCTTCCTCAGCGAGGACACCGCCCCGATCGCCGCCGGGTACGAGGCGATCTCCACCAGCGTCAACGCCCGTCTGGACGCCCGCGTGCTCCAGAGCCTCGCCGCGGGCGGCACGCGGATGATCGCCCAGCGCTCCACCGGCTTCAACAACATCGACCTGGAGACGGCCGCCCGCCTCGGCCTCACCATCGCGCGGGTCTCCAGCTACTCCCCGTACTCGGTCGCCGAATTCGCCTGGACCCTGGCGATGGCCGTCAACCGGCGCATCGTGCGGGCCTCCAACCGCACCCGCGACTTCGACTTCCGCCTCGACGGGCTGCTCGGGCGCGACCTTCGGGGCCGCACCGTCGGGGTGCTCGGCACCGGGAAGATCGGCGAGGCGTTCACCCGGATCGCGCACGGCTTCGGCATGTACCTGCTCGGCTGGGACGTGGCCCACAACCCGTCCTGCGTCGAGCTCGGCATGAACTACGTCGACAAGGACGAACTCTTCGCACGCGCCGACGTGATCAGCCTGCATGTGCCGCTGCTGCCCTCCACCCAGCACATCGTGGGGCGCGCGGAACTCGCCTCGATGAAGGACGACGCGATCCTGGTCAACTCCAGCCGCGGCGGTCTCATCGACACCGACGCGCTGGTGGGCGAGTTGCGCAAGGGCCGCTTCGCCGGGGTGGGCCTGGACGTGTACGAGGCCGAGGCGGGCCTGTTCTTCCTCGACAAGTCCCTGGAGGCCGTCGAGGACGACACGCTGGCCCGGCTCGTGACCTTCCCCAACGTGGTGGTCACCTCGCACCAGGCGTACTTCACCCAGGAGGCGGTGGGCCAGATCGTCGCGGCCACGGCTGAGAACGTGACGGCCTACGTCGAAGGCCGTCACACCGAGAACGTGCTGGTCCCCGCCCCCTGGTGA
- a CDS encoding (2Fe-2S)-binding protein yields MNRVYVCNCFGVTEEQVKKHAEGGACTPRQIASASKAGTDCGSCVRRIQSLLGRGACPRRELVEQGRPALTAVAPEFAPVLDDAA; encoded by the coding sequence GTGAACCGCGTGTACGTATGCAACTGCTTCGGTGTCACCGAGGAGCAGGTCAAGAAGCACGCGGAGGGCGGTGCCTGCACCCCCCGCCAGATAGCTTCCGCCTCCAAGGCCGGCACCGACTGCGGTTCGTGCGTGCGCCGCATCCAGTCGCTGCTCGGACGCGGCGCCTGCCCCCGGCGCGAGCTGGTGGAACAGGGCCGGCCCGCGCTCACCGCCGTGGCCCCCGAGTTCGCGCCCGTCCTCGACGACGCCGCCTGA
- a CDS encoding deoxyribonuclease IV, which produces MRNPIGGHVPVAGGLATTGLAFARDIGAETVQVFVANPRGWATPAGNPAQDERFRAECAEASIPAYVHAPYLINFGSGTEATVERSVESLRHSLRRGRAIGALGVVVHTGSATGGRTRKEALAQVRARLLPLLDELTHDDDPFLLLESTAGQGSSLCSRTWDFGPYFEALDAHPKLGICLDTCHIYAAGHDVAGPGGMKQTLDLLVETVGEGRLKLIHANDSKDVAGAHKDRHENIGSGHIGQEPFRELLGHPATEGVPLVIETPGGKEGNAADVARLKSLRP; this is translated from the coding sequence ATGCGCAACCCCATCGGCGGCCATGTCCCCGTGGCCGGCGGCCTCGCCACGACCGGGCTCGCCTTCGCGCGCGACATCGGCGCCGAGACCGTCCAGGTCTTCGTGGCCAATCCGCGCGGCTGGGCCACCCCCGCCGGCAACCCGGCCCAGGACGAACGGTTCCGGGCCGAGTGTGCCGAGGCCTCGATCCCGGCGTACGTCCACGCCCCGTACCTGATCAACTTCGGCTCCGGCACGGAGGCGACGGTGGAGCGGTCGGTGGAGTCGCTGCGGCACTCACTGCGCCGGGGCCGTGCGATCGGCGCGCTCGGCGTGGTCGTGCACACCGGCTCGGCGACCGGCGGACGCACCCGCAAGGAGGCACTCGCCCAGGTGCGGGCGCGTCTGCTGCCGCTCCTGGACGAACTCACCCACGACGACGACCCGTTCCTGCTCCTGGAGTCGACCGCCGGGCAGGGTTCGTCCCTGTGCTCGCGCACCTGGGACTTCGGCCCCTACTTCGAGGCCCTGGACGCCCACCCCAAGCTGGGGATCTGTCTCGACACCTGTCACATCTACGCGGCCGGCCACGATGTGGCGGGGCCCGGCGGGATGAAGCAGACCCTGGACCTCCTGGTGGAGACGGTCGGCGAGGGCCGGCTGAAGCTGATCCACGCCAATGACTCCAAGGATGTGGCCGGCGCACACAAGGACCGTCACGAGAACATTGGCTCGGGACACATCGGCCAGGAGCCGTTCCGTGAGCTGCTCGGGCATCCGGCGACCGAGGGCGTACCGCTGGTCATCGAGACGCCCGGCGGCAAGGAGGGCAACGCGGCGGACGTGGCCCGGCTCAAGTCCCTGCGGCCGTAG
- a CDS encoding 6-phosphofructokinase gives MRVGVLTGGGDCPGLNAVIRGIVRKGVQEYGYEFTGFKDGWRGPLEGATVKLDIPAVRGILPRGGTILGSSRTNPLKAENGVRRIKENLTKYEIDAVIAIGGEDTLGVAARLSDEYGIPCVGVPKTIDNDLSATDYTFGFNTAVGIATEAIDRLHTTAESHMRVLVVEVMGRHAGWIALHSGLAGGANVILIPEQRFDVDQVCAWVTSRFKASYAPIVCIAEGAMPKDGEMILKDGTLDSFGHVRLSGVGEWLAKEIEKRTGKEARTTVLGHVQRGGTPSAFDRWLATRFGLHAIEAVRDGAFGTMVALRGTDIVRVPISEATAKLKTVDPALYAEVGVFFG, from the coding sequence ATGCGGGTCGGAGTACTGACCGGAGGCGGTGACTGCCCCGGGCTCAACGCCGTCATCCGGGGCATCGTCCGCAAGGGTGTGCAGGAGTACGGATACGAGTTCACCGGGTTCAAGGACGGCTGGCGCGGGCCCCTGGAGGGCGCCACCGTGAAGCTGGACATCCCGGCGGTGCGCGGCATCCTGCCGCGCGGCGGCACCATCCTCGGCTCCTCGCGCACCAACCCCCTCAAGGCGGAGAACGGGGTCCGCCGCATCAAGGAGAACCTCACCAAGTACGAGATCGACGCCGTGATCGCGATCGGCGGCGAGGACACCCTGGGTGTCGCGGCCCGCCTCAGCGACGAGTACGGCATCCCCTGCGTCGGCGTCCCCAAGACGATCGACAACGACCTGTCCGCCACCGACTACACCTTCGGGTTCAACACCGCCGTCGGCATCGCGACGGAGGCCATCGACCGGCTGCACACCACGGCCGAGTCCCACATGCGGGTCCTCGTCGTCGAGGTCATGGGGCGGCACGCGGGCTGGATCGCGCTGCACTCCGGTCTGGCCGGCGGCGCCAACGTCATCCTCATCCCCGAGCAGCGCTTCGACGTCGACCAGGTCTGCGCGTGGGTCACCTCCCGCTTCAAGGCCTCCTACGCCCCGATCGTCTGCATCGCCGAGGGCGCCATGCCCAAGGACGGCGAGATGATCCTCAAGGACGGCACCCTCGACTCCTTCGGGCACGTACGCCTCTCCGGCGTCGGCGAATGGCTCGCCAAGGAGATCGAGAAGCGCACCGGCAAGGAGGCCAGGACCACCGTCCTCGGCCATGTGCAGCGCGGCGGCACCCCGAGCGCGTTCGACCGGTGGCTGGCGACCCGCTTCGGACTGCACGCCATCGAGGCGGTGCGCGACGGCGCCTTCGGCACGATGGTCGCGCTGCGCGGCACCGACATCGTGCGGGTGCCGATCTCGGAGGCGACCGCCAAGCTGAAGACCGTCGACCCCGCGCTCTACGCCGAGGTGGGTGTCTTCTTCGGCTGA
- a CDS encoding class II 3-deoxy-7-phosphoheptulonate synthase produces MGAVTVNVNTWRDLPAAQQPEYPDAEALRDVIADLESYPPLVFAGECDQLRARLGAVARGEAFLLQGGDCAEAFDAVSAEHIRAKLKTLLQMSAVLTYAASVPVVKVGRIAGQYSKPRSKGTETRDGVTLPTYRGDSVNGFAFTEKDRVPDPERLKRMYNASASTLNLVRAFTTGGYADLRQVHAWNQDFVKSSPSGQRYEQLAREIDNALNFMKACGTDPAEFKAVEFYASHEALLLDYESALTRVDSRTGNLYDTSGHMVWIGERTRQLDGAHIEFASRIRNPIGIKLGPTTSVDEALTYVDRLDPDREPGRLTFVVRMGADKVRDKLPELVEKVTASGAVVAWVTDPMHGNTFEAASGHKTRRFDDVLDEVKGFFEVHKALGTHPGGIHVELTGDDVTECVGGGDEIFVDDLHQRYETACDPRLNRSQSLDLAFLVAEMYRDQ; encoded by the coding sequence GTGGGTGCGGTGACCGTGAACGTAAACACCTGGCGTGACCTTCCCGCGGCGCAGCAGCCCGAGTACCCCGATGCCGAGGCTCTGCGCGATGTGATCGCGGACCTCGAATCGTATCCGCCGCTCGTCTTCGCGGGCGAGTGCGACCAGCTGCGCGCCCGTCTGGGAGCCGTCGCCCGGGGCGAGGCGTTCCTGCTCCAGGGCGGTGACTGCGCCGAGGCCTTCGACGCCGTCTCGGCCGAGCACATCCGGGCCAAGCTCAAGACGCTCCTCCAGATGAGCGCCGTCCTCACCTACGCGGCCTCCGTGCCCGTGGTGAAGGTCGGCCGCATCGCCGGCCAGTACTCCAAGCCCCGCTCCAAGGGCACCGAGACCCGCGACGGCGTGACCCTGCCCACCTACCGCGGTGACTCCGTGAACGGCTTCGCCTTCACGGAGAAGGACCGCGTGCCGGACCCCGAGCGCCTGAAGCGGATGTACAACGCCTCCGCCTCCACGCTCAACCTGGTGCGCGCCTTCACCACCGGCGGCTACGCCGACCTGCGCCAGGTGCACGCCTGGAACCAGGACTTCGTGAAGTCCTCGCCGTCCGGCCAGCGCTACGAACAGCTCGCCCGCGAGATCGACAACGCGCTGAACTTCATGAAGGCCTGCGGGACCGACCCGGCCGAGTTCAAGGCCGTCGAGTTCTACGCCTCGCACGAGGCGCTGCTGCTCGACTACGAGTCGGCGCTCACCCGCGTCGACTCGCGCACCGGCAACCTCTACGACACCTCGGGCCACATGGTCTGGATCGGCGAGCGCACCCGGCAGCTCGACGGGGCGCACATCGAGTTCGCCTCCCGGATCCGCAACCCCATCGGCATCAAGCTCGGCCCGACGACCTCCGTCGACGAGGCGCTCACCTACGTGGACCGCCTCGACCCGGACCGCGAGCCGGGCCGGCTGACCTTCGTCGTCCGCATGGGCGCCGACAAGGTCCGCGACAAGCTCCCCGAGCTGGTCGAGAAGGTCACCGCCTCCGGCGCGGTCGTCGCCTGGGTCACCGACCCGATGCACGGCAACACCTTCGAGGCGGCCTCCGGCCACAAGACGCGCCGCTTCGACGACGTCCTGGACGAGGTCAAGGGCTTCTTCGAGGTCCACAAGGCCCTCGGCACCCACCCCGGCGGCATCCACGTCGAGCTCACCGGTGACGACGTCACCGAGTGCGTGGGCGGCGGCGACGAGATCTTCGTCGACGACCTGCACCAGCGCTACGAGACGGCCTGCGACCCCCGCCTGAACCGCAGCCAGTCCCTGGACCTGGCGTTCCTGGTCGCCGAGATGTACCGCGACCAGTAG
- a CDS encoding anthranilate synthase family protein — MFIQRLLDENCPPFALLRRRTPGHDHDTVELLIGEVHEVERLADLPVGDRPALALVPFRQIRERGFDVRDDKTPLAVLVADERHELPLADALAELPAHEVRVEGGGFDVGDEEYAGIVRRVIDDEIGRGEGANFVIRRTFTGEIPGFGRADALALFRRLLAGERGAYWTYVVRTGDRTLVGASPEVHVRMSGGTVVMNPISGTYRYPASGPTPEDLLGFLADPKETDELSMVVDEELKMMCTVGDMGGVVIGPRLKEMAHLAHTEYELRGRSSLDVREVLKETMFAATVTGSPVQNACRVIERYEDGGRGYYAGALALLGRDAGGAQTLDSPILIRTADISPEGHLRVPVGATLVRHSDPAGEVAETHAKAAGVLAALGVRPGRPATDAVRPRLADDPRVRAALDARRADLAPFWLRMRERPAAPSGSALVVDAEDTFTAMLAHVLRSAGLDVSVLRHDTPGLRERALAHRGPVVLGPGPGDPSDAADPKMALLRPLAAELLGSHRHGLLGVCLGHELIAAELGLDIVRKREPHQGAQLRIDLFGQAETVGFYNSFAARYEGELPGVEIARDPVTHEVHALRGPGYAGVQFHPESVLTLRGPELVHELLAGVAAAR, encoded by the coding sequence ATGTTCATCCAGAGGCTGTTGGACGAGAACTGCCCGCCGTTCGCGCTGCTGCGCCGGCGCACCCCGGGCCACGACCACGACACCGTCGAGCTGTTGATCGGCGAGGTCCACGAGGTGGAGCGCCTCGCCGACCTGCCCGTCGGGGACCGGCCCGCGCTCGCCCTGGTGCCGTTCCGGCAGATCAGGGAGCGCGGTTTCGACGTCCGCGACGACAAGACCCCGCTCGCGGTGCTGGTCGCCGACGAACGGCACGAGCTGCCGCTCGCCGACGCGCTCGCCGAGCTGCCCGCACACGAGGTGCGGGTCGAGGGCGGCGGCTTCGACGTCGGCGACGAGGAGTACGCGGGGATCGTACGGCGGGTGATCGACGACGAGATCGGCCGCGGCGAGGGCGCCAACTTCGTCATCCGGCGCACCTTCACCGGCGAGATCCCCGGCTTCGGCCGGGCCGACGCGCTCGCCCTGTTCCGCCGGCTCCTCGCGGGCGAGCGGGGCGCGTACTGGACGTATGTGGTGCGTACCGGTGACCGCACCCTGGTGGGGGCGAGTCCCGAGGTGCATGTGCGGATGTCCGGCGGCACGGTCGTCATGAACCCGATCAGCGGGACCTACCGCTACCCGGCCTCCGGCCCCACCCCCGAGGACCTGCTCGGCTTCCTCGCCGACCCCAAGGAGACCGACGAGCTGTCGATGGTCGTCGACGAGGAACTCAAGATGATGTGCACCGTCGGCGACATGGGCGGCGTGGTGATCGGCCCCCGCCTCAAGGAGATGGCCCATCTCGCCCACACCGAGTACGAGTTGAGGGGACGCTCCTCCCTGGACGTGCGCGAGGTCCTGAAGGAGACGATGTTCGCGGCGACGGTCACCGGCTCGCCCGTGCAGAACGCCTGCCGTGTCATCGAACGGTACGAGGACGGCGGGCGCGGCTACTACGCGGGCGCGCTCGCCCTGCTCGGCCGGGACGCGGGCGGCGCCCAGACGCTCGACTCCCCGATCCTGATCCGCACCGCGGACATCTCCCCCGAGGGGCACCTCAGGGTTCCGGTCGGCGCCACCCTCGTGCGCCACTCCGACCCGGCGGGCGAGGTCGCCGAGACCCATGCGAAGGCCGCCGGTGTCCTCGCGGCGCTCGGTGTGCGGCCCGGCCGCCCGGCCACCGACGCGGTACGCCCCCGGCTCGCCGACGACCCCCGGGTGCGGGCCGCCCTGGACGCCCGGCGGGCCGACCTCGCGCCGTTCTGGCTGCGGATGCGGGAGCGGCCGGCCGCGCCGAGCGGTTCGGCGCTCGTGGTGGACGCGGAGGACACGTTCACGGCGATGCTCGCGCATGTGCTGCGCTCGGCGGGCCTCGACGTCTCGGTGCTGCGCCACGACACCCCCGGGCTGCGGGAGCGGGCGCTCGCCCATCGGGGCCCGGTGGTCCTCGGCCCGGGACCCGGCGACCCCTCGGACGCGGCCGACCCGAAGATGGCGCTGCTGCGTCCGCTGGCCGCGGAGTTGCTGGGCTCGCACCGGCACGGGCTGCTCGGCGTGTGCCTGGGCCATGAGCTGATCGCCGCCGAGCTCGGCCTGGACATCGTGCGCAAGCGGGAGCCCCACCAGGGCGCGCAGCTGCGGATCGACCTGTTCGGGCAGGCCGAGACGGTCGGGTTCTACAACAGCTTCGCGGCGCGGTACGAGGGCGAGCTGCCCGGCGTGGAGATCGCGCGGGACCCGGTGACGCACGAGGTGCACGCGCTGCGCGGCCCCGGCTACGCGGGCGTCCAGTTCCACCCGGAGTCGGTACTGACCCTGCGCGGACCCGAGCTCGTCCACGAACTCCTCGCGGGGGTGGCGGCGGCGCGCTGA
- a CDS encoding N-acetylmuramoyl-L-alanine amidase: MSRSRVGIQRIHTNRKLLGYGLAGALALTALGPQALAAPGVATRDNGSAPSARQAQFARAAEEFKVPQSVLMAVSYRQTRWEDHDGRPSTSGAYNVMGLTRVLPGDVVRPGAQERLAHLDLSGDPAAMKRFDARRAPLATPSASVDTDDPRLHTLDEAARLIGKPVDAVRDDAGQSILAGAALLARYQRAATGTLPADPGAWYPAVARYSQAPDARGADAFAERVFDSVRTGERRVTEDGQSLALPADPGVKPAAPATTPSAQSAAPECPAGLNCDVKPADPNNYNVANRPEGGFAIRQIVLHDTEASYDSTIKTFQDPKSSASTHYVVKDDGSLVTQVVATKDEAYHAGNKSVNMHALGVEHVGFAMKQGSWYGEPLYDASARLVSYLADRFSIPLDREHILGHDEVPGPLDGYVAGQHWDPGPFWDWNHYMTLLGSRDCTGRGMPEAGQVVKVVPSFTPRTTTYYDPATKVRTTFDQPVNFTYLYAAPSTDAAPLADPYLGTQIATEGPNWANKLVAGGRYVVADRQGEWTAVWYGGQKAWFHNPGGRFTSRVPDSSAPVVLKAKGSDTVQVYGRSYPEDAAYAGTGVPVQGNNSAPLTKYAIPAGQAYVAAGGPVAGDYYYGGTTLGTLVKGAQSFYPIRYNHRIAWVRAADVQQISPAG; the protein is encoded by the coding sequence GTGAGCCGAAGCAGGGTCGGAATCCAGCGAATACACACGAACAGGAAGCTGCTGGGGTACGGGCTGGCCGGGGCGCTGGCCCTCACGGCGCTCGGTCCCCAGGCGCTCGCCGCGCCGGGCGTGGCCACCCGCGACAACGGGTCGGCCCCCTCGGCCCGACAGGCCCAATTCGCCCGCGCAGCCGAGGAGTTCAAGGTTCCGCAGAGCGTTCTGATGGCGGTCTCCTACCGTCAGACGCGCTGGGAGGACCACGACGGGCGGCCCAGCACCTCGGGCGCGTACAACGTCATGGGCCTGACCCGGGTCCTGCCCGGCGATGTGGTGCGGCCCGGCGCCCAGGAGCGGCTCGCCCATCTCGATCTGAGCGGCGACCCGGCCGCCATGAAGAGGTTCGACGCCCGGCGGGCGCCGCTCGCCACGCCCTCCGCCTCCGTCGACACCGACGACCCGCGTCTGCACACCCTGGACGAGGCCGCGCGGCTGATCGGCAAGCCGGTGGACGCGGTCCGCGACGACGCCGGGCAGAGCATCCTGGCGGGCGCCGCCCTGCTCGCCCGCTACCAGCGCGCGGCCACCGGCACGCTGCCGGCCGACCCCGGCGCCTGGTACCCGGCGGTGGCGCGCTACAGCCAGGCGCCCGACGCCCGGGGCGCCGATGCCTTCGCCGAGCGCGTCTTCGACTCGGTACGCACCGGCGAACGCCGGGTCACCGAGGACGGCCAGTCCCTCGCGCTGCCCGCCGACCCCGGGGTGAAGCCGGCCGCGCCCGCCACCACGCCCTCGGCCCAGTCGGCGGCCCCGGAGTGCCCGGCCGGACTCAACTGCGACGTGAAGCCCGCCGACCCGAACAACTACAACGTGGCGAATCGGCCCGAAGGCGGCTTCGCCATCCGCCAGATCGTGCTCCACGACACCGAGGCCTCCTACGACAGCACGATCAAGACCTTCCAGGACCCCAAGAGCTCCGCCAGCACGCACTACGTCGTCAAGGACGACGGCAGTCTGGTCACCCAGGTGGTGGCCACCAAGGACGAGGCGTACCACGCGGGCAACAAGTCGGTGAACATGCACGCGCTCGGCGTCGAGCACGTGGGCTTCGCGATGAAGCAGGGCAGCTGGTACGGCGAGCCGCTCTACGACGCGTCCGCCCGGCTCGTGTCGTACCTGGCCGACCGGTTCTCCATCCCGCTGGACCGCGAGCACATCCTCGGCCACGACGAGGTGCCGGGCCCGCTCGACGGCTATGTGGCCGGGCAGCACTGGGACCCGGGCCCGTTCTGGGACTGGAACCACTACATGACGCTGCTGGGCTCCCGCGACTGCACGGGCCGGGGGATGCCCGAGGCCGGGCAGGTCGTGAAGGTCGTCCCGTCGTTCACGCCCCGCACGACGACGTACTACGACCCGGCCACCAAGGTCCGCACCACCTTCGACCAGCCCGTCAACTTCACGTATCTGTACGCCGCCCCGTCCACCGACGCCGCCCCGCTCGCCGACCCCTACCTGGGGACGCAGATCGCGACCGAGGGCCCGAACTGGGCCAACAAGCTCGTCGCGGGCGGCCGCTATGTCGTCGCGGACCGGCAGGGCGAGTGGACGGCCGTCTGGTACGGCGGACAGAAGGCCTGGTTCCACAACCCGGGCGGCCGCTTCACCTCCCGCGTGCCGGACTCGTCGGCCCCGGTCGTCCTGAAGGCCAAGGGCTCCGACACGGTCCAGGTGTACGGGCGCTCCTACCCCGAGGACGCGGCCTACGCGGGCACCGGGGTGCCGGTGCAGGGCAACAACTCCGCGCCCCTGACCAAGTACGCCATCCCGGCCGGCCAGGCCTATGTGGCCGCGGGCGGCCCGGTCGCGGGTGACTACTACTACGGCGGGACCACGCTCGGCACCCTGGTCAAGGGGGCCCAGAGCTTCTACCCGATCCGGTACAACCACCGGATCGCCTGGGTGCGGGCCGCCGACGTCCAGCAGATCAGCCCGGCCGGCTAG